Proteins co-encoded in one Malus domestica chromosome 09, GDT2T_hap1 genomic window:
- the LOC103443984 gene encoding aquaporin NIP6-1-like — NGFVLFVGTTTSIVNQKTQGSESLLDLAASTGLAVMIVILSTCHISGAHLNPSATTAFVALKHFSRKHVPVYVGAQVVASVCAAFALKVIFHPIMGGGVTVLSGNWCHPIIGVKFIINFNLTFVVTVVATDTRAVGELAGIAVGATVMHNILTAGETKGASTNPVRTLGPFGTLGLAIGANNYKAIWVYLIAPFLAAPSGAGTSTAVKLPEDGDNIEKSSPRSFRR; from the exons AATGGGTTCGTGCTATTTGTTGGGACAACCACATCTATAGTAAACCAAAAGACACAAGGCTCAGAGTCCCTCTTAGACCTTGCAGCATCCACCGGCCTCGCTGTCATGATTGTCATTCTATCGACATGCCATATTTCTGGGGCCCATCTCAACCCTTCTGCCACCACTGCCTTTGTTGCACTTAAGCACTTCTCGAGGAAACAT GTGCCAGTATATGTGGGAGCACAAGTTGTGGCATCAGTTTGTGCTGCATTTGCATTGAAGGTGATATTTCATCCAATAATGGGAGGTGGAGTGACAGTTCTTTCAGGGAATTGGTGTCATCCAATAATTGGAGTTAAATTCATTATTAACTTCAACCTCACGTTTGTTGTCACTGTTGTGGCCACCGACACTAGAGC GGTGGGAGAATTGGCGGGAATCGCAGTGGGAGCAACTGTGATGCATAACATACTCACAGCTGG GGAAACAAAAGGAGCTTCAACGAACCCAGTGAGAACATTAGGGCCATTTGG AACATTAGGACTAGCCATAGGTGCAAACAATTACAAAGCCATATGGGTCTACCTCATTGCACCATTTCTTGCGGCACCCTCTGGGGCCGGAACCTCCACGGCTGTCAAGCTGCCAGAAGATGGTGACAATATTGAAAAGTCTTCACCAAGGAGCTTCAGAAGATAA